Proteins from a genomic interval of Rhodococcoides fascians A25f:
- a CDS encoding aldehyde dehydrogenase family protein: MRPSLFVDGQWLGSGDGGTRDIVDPSNGSTVAVVDEATPDDALRAVAAARSAFDDGPWRSVTVGERSDLLNRIADLLQRDKAKLAHIETLDTGKTFGESEIDIDDVTSVFRFYADLAVVQADRLIDVDRPEILSRVVHEPIGVCVMIAPWNYPLLQISWKIAPALAAGCTMVLKPSEVTPLSTIAFTKLVEEAGVPAGVVNLLQGSGAVLGDALTRNRDVDFISFTGGLATGRHILAAAAENVTKVAVELGGKNPHIVFADAVADDQSFADSVDNVLTGVFLHSGQVCSAGTRLIVEGSVADRFVAAVAERAKTIVMGPGMDPASETGPLVSQAQREKIEGFVAGGIEEGATLVIGGTKPDDPALEKGSYFLPTIFDHCDRSMNIVQEETFGPILTVERFDTEAEALLLGNDTNYGLAAGVRTSDAARGERMVRGLRHGTVWLNDFGVYTAGAEWGGFKQSGNGRELGPSGMSEYQEAKHIWHNTSPTAAGWFGTR, encoded by the coding sequence TTGCGCCCCTCGTTGTTCGTCGACGGGCAGTGGCTGGGGTCCGGTGACGGTGGGACCCGCGACATCGTCGATCCGTCCAACGGCAGCACGGTAGCCGTCGTGGACGAGGCCACGCCCGACGACGCTTTGCGCGCGGTGGCAGCGGCGCGGTCCGCGTTCGACGACGGGCCGTGGCGCTCGGTGACGGTGGGTGAGCGCAGTGATCTGCTCAATCGCATCGCAGACTTGCTCCAGCGGGACAAGGCGAAGTTGGCGCACATCGAGACCCTCGATACCGGAAAGACGTTCGGCGAGAGTGAGATCGACATCGACGACGTCACGTCGGTGTTCCGCTTCTATGCCGATCTCGCTGTGGTGCAGGCGGATCGACTGATCGATGTCGACCGGCCCGAAATTCTCAGCCGCGTGGTACACGAGCCGATCGGTGTGTGCGTCATGATCGCACCGTGGAACTATCCGCTGCTGCAGATCTCGTGGAAGATCGCGCCGGCGCTTGCGGCCGGTTGCACGATGGTACTCAAACCGAGCGAAGTGACCCCATTGAGCACCATCGCATTCACCAAGCTGGTCGAGGAAGCAGGTGTACCTGCGGGTGTGGTCAATCTGCTGCAGGGGAGCGGCGCGGTTCTCGGAGATGCGCTCACCCGAAACCGTGACGTCGACTTCATTTCCTTCACCGGTGGGCTGGCGACAGGCAGACATATCCTGGCCGCTGCCGCCGAGAACGTCACCAAGGTAGCCGTCGAACTCGGCGGTAAGAATCCACATATCGTGTTCGCCGACGCGGTGGCCGACGATCAGTCGTTCGCCGACTCGGTCGACAACGTGCTGACCGGAGTGTTTCTGCATTCCGGTCAGGTGTGTTCGGCCGGAACACGACTGATCGTCGAGGGATCGGTGGCCGACCGTTTCGTGGCCGCCGTGGCAGAGCGCGCGAAGACCATCGTGATGGGTCCGGGTATGGACCCGGCCAGCGAGACCGGACCGCTCGTGTCGCAGGCGCAACGCGAGAAGATCGAAGGCTTCGTCGCGGGTGGCATCGAAGAGGGTGCAACGCTGGTGATCGGTGGAACGAAACCGGACGATCCCGCTCTGGAGAAGGGTAGCTATTTTCTGCCCACGATTTTCGATCATTGCGATCGGTCCATGAATATCGTGCAGGAGGAGACATTCGGGCCCATACTCACTGTGGAGCGCTTCGACACCGAGGCCGAAGCGCTGCTGCTGGGCAACGATACGAATTACGGTCTCGCTGCGGGAGTTCGGACGTCCGACGCCGCGCGAGGCGAAAGAATGGTGCGTGGGCTACGTCATGGAACGGTGTGGCTCAACGATTTCGGTGTCTACACGGCGGGCGCGGAATGGGGCGGCTTCAAACAGTCCGGAAACGGCCGTGAACTCGGTCCGTCCGGTATGTCCGAATATCAAGAAGCGAAGCATATTTGGCACAACACCTCACCTACAGCGGCGGGGTGGTTCGGTACCCGATAG
- a CDS encoding DinB family protein, whose translation MTERRKTWTVPTPEPVDGPLVGDDRPMLEGVLRWHRATLLNICAGADAEQLARRPFSHSTVSLLGLVRHLAKVERIWFRERLASMSFDPMYDAALGKDSDFLGAAASGAESDFARFAAECAASDVVAARHSFEDPVDFRGGPMSLRMVYVHMIGEYARHNGHADIIREQIDGVTGR comes from the coding sequence ATGACCGAACGGCGAAAGACATGGACAGTGCCCACACCGGAACCGGTCGACGGTCCACTCGTCGGTGACGACAGACCGATGCTCGAGGGAGTGCTGCGCTGGCATCGAGCCACGTTGCTGAACATCTGTGCCGGTGCCGATGCCGAACAGCTTGCGCGCCGTCCTTTCTCGCACTCGACGGTCTCCCTTCTCGGACTCGTCCGTCACCTCGCGAAGGTCGAACGCATCTGGTTTCGAGAGCGACTGGCTTCGATGTCGTTCGACCCGATGTACGACGCCGCGTTGGGTAAGGACTCCGACTTCCTGGGAGCGGCGGCATCGGGTGCCGAGTCGGACTTCGCGCGATTCGCTGCCGAGTGTGCGGCCTCGGACGTGGTCGCTGCCCGACACTCGTTCGAGGATCCGGTCGACTTTCGAGGCGGACCGATGTCACTGAGGATGGTCTACGTGCACATGATCGGCGAATATGCGCGGCACAACGGGCATGCGGACATCATCCGCGAGCAGATCGATGGAGTCACCGGCCGCTGA